A window of Cryptomeria japonica chromosome 3, Sugi_1.0, whole genome shotgun sequence contains these coding sequences:
- the LOC131874008 gene encoding uncharacterized protein LOC131874008: MRASSYWPSLFKDAHSWARKCVNCALFAGKEKLPATPLQHIQVEQTFMRWGIDFIGPINPPSSAKHMWILAATDYFTRWTKVVALKEANESSVLNFYEDIVTKVGVPESIISNNVLAFVGLRVTLLD, encoded by the coding sequence ATGAGGGCTAGCTCCTATTGGCCAAGCTTGTTTAAGGATGCCCATTCATGGGCAAGGAAGTGTGTAAACTGTGCTCTCTTTGCTGGAAAAGAGAAGCTGCCAGCTACACCTTTGCAACATATTCAAGTTGAGCAGACATTCATGagatggggcattgattttattggaccAATAAATCCACCATCAAGTGCTAAACACATGTGGATACTTGCAGCAACTGATTACTTTACAAGATGGACCAAAGTGGTGGccttgaaagaagctaatgagtctTCTGTTCTAAATTTTTATGAAGATATAGTAACCAAGGTTGGAGTACCCGAATCAATCATCTCAAATAATGTCTTGGCATTTGTTGGATTGAGAGTGACTTTGTTGGATTGA